One genomic window of Candidatus Kuenenia stuttgartiensis includes the following:
- a CDS encoding phosphopantetheine-binding protein — protein sequence MHDTIQKLKELLVTKLKLKIGVDQIKEDTLLFGSNSLGLDSIDVLELIIAIKKEFGVEIMDRETSEQVFTSVGAIARYIDKNK from the coding sequence ATGCATGACACGATCCAAAAACTCAAGGAATTACTTGTTACAAAATTAAAACTAAAAATCGGTGTAGACCAGATAAAAGAAGACACTCTGCTTTTCGGCTCAAATAGTCTGGGACTTGATTCCATAGATGTCCTGGAATTAATTATTGCTATAAAAAAAGAGTTTGGCGTTGAAATCATGGACAGAGAAACATCGGAACAAGTCTTTACCTCCGTTGGCGCAATAGCAAGATATATAGATAAAAACAAATGA
- a CDS encoding class I SAM-dependent methyltransferase, giving the protein MNLQHVNCNLCGADDTKIITVQSNHNVVRCKKCSLVYVNPRPNTEHLIHLYETYHQRNGKREYTWANLMERNYREVSGFLAQVFPGKGKILDIGCGYGHFLEIMRILGWVVSGIDPSPNTVCAANKKNLNVIETSIEDVSLPEASFDAITAFYVLEHLPDPYSAVKKIHSLLKPGGVFVLRVPHTTPIVRLLSLFHIKNNLYDTPYHLYDFSPETITVLLKKAGFTTVQVKPGTPTLPVNFLEKIVSITSGNIARIFFAVSGGKFLFPGTSKTTIACKNLTE; this is encoded by the coding sequence ATGAATTTGCAGCATGTGAATTGTAACCTTTGTGGCGCTGATGATACTAAAATAATTACAGTTCAAAGCAATCATAACGTGGTAAGATGCAAGAAATGCAGCCTTGTATATGTAAATCCAAGACCGAATACTGAGCATTTAATCCATCTCTATGAAACCTATCACCAAAGAAATGGAAAGAGAGAGTACACATGGGCAAATCTTATGGAGAGAAATTACAGGGAAGTATCGGGGTTTTTGGCGCAGGTTTTTCCCGGAAAAGGTAAAATCCTCGATATTGGATGCGGCTATGGGCATTTTCTCGAAATAATGAGGATTCTTGGATGGGTTGTTAGCGGAATTGATCCATCGCCAAATACGGTGTGTGCTGCAAACAAAAAGAATCTCAATGTTATTGAAACGTCCATTGAAGACGTTTCCCTCCCGGAAGCTTCTTTCGATGCGATAACAGCTTTTTACGTCCTGGAACATCTTCCGGATCCATACTCTGCGGTAAAAAAAATCCATTCCCTGCTAAAACCTGGAGGCGTGTTCGTCCTGAGAGTTCCACACACGACTCCTATTGTCAGACTCCTTTCATTATTCCATATAAAAAATAATCTCTACGATACCCCATACCACTTGTACGATTTTTCACCCGAAACCATTACCGTTCTGTTAAAAAAAGCGGGGTTTACAACGGTTCAGGTAAAGCCTGGCACACCGACACTTCCGGTTAATTTTTTAGAGAAAATAGTCTCCATTACATCGGGAAATATTGCCCGAATATTTTTTGCGGTCAGCGGGGGAAAATTTCTTTTCCCAGGCACAAGTAAAACCACAATTGCTTGTAAAAATCTGACAGAATAA
- the fabZ gene encoding 3-hydroxyacyl-ACP dehydratase FabZ — protein MKKAFPSPPEILPHAYPFIMIDKIIKFEEKISIVCIKNVSLNDEYLGGHYQKNTNFPALPQVLVLEAMVQSSGLVLGNTKDKVAYLCLIKEATFEKSVVAGDQLVITSRITQSFTPFYVFEAVATVDSEIASKAVITLSLTIKGTT, from the coding sequence ATGAAGAAGGCATTCCCAAGTCCCCCGGAAATACTCCCACACGCATACCCGTTTATTATGATAGACAAAATCATTAAATTTGAGGAAAAGATAAGCATTGTATGCATAAAGAATGTAAGTTTAAATGATGAATATTTGGGTGGACATTATCAGAAAAATACAAACTTCCCGGCTTTGCCGCAAGTGCTTGTATTAGAGGCAATGGTGCAATCATCAGGATTGGTACTGGGTAACACTAAAGACAAAGTTGCATATCTGTGTTTGATAAAAGAAGCCACATTTGAAAAATCTGTTGTGGCAGGAGATCAACTCGTAATCACTTCCAGGATAACGCAATCGTTTACACCCTTTTATGTATTTGAAGCTGTTGCAACAGTAGATAGCGAGATTGCCTCCAAAGCGGTAATAACACTTTCGTTGACGATAAAAGGAACAACATGA
- a CDS encoding beta-ketoacyl-ACP reductase → MGYDLVHSQRVVLVTGGSKGIGKAICKVFIGEGDHVIVNHCKPIDDIEKLREEFSSPQGSFSIEKADVTDYAQIKQMVDNIVKKHGKIDVLINNAGIIKDGYIMLMSAKDWNDVINVNLTGVFNCTKAVSEHMIGQRSGTIINIASLSGITGLPGQTNYSAAKGGVIAFTMALSKELAPFCIRVNTVAPGVIETDIIDSLDKNKRNSYKEHIPLKRFGKPEEVASVVRFLASSEASYITGEVIRVSGGLN, encoded by the coding sequence ATGGGATATGATCTAGTTCATTCACAAAGAGTAGTGCTGGTGACCGGCGGCAGCAAAGGCATCGGAAAAGCCATTTGCAAGGTATTTATCGGGGAAGGCGATCATGTAATTGTAAATCACTGCAAACCAATTGATGATATAGAGAAATTAAGAGAAGAATTTTCATCTCCGCAAGGAAGCTTTTCAATTGAAAAAGCAGATGTCACCGATTATGCGCAAATAAAACAAATGGTTGACAATATTGTGAAAAAGCATGGAAAGATAGACGTGCTTATCAATAACGCAGGTATAATTAAAGACGGTTATATAATGCTTATGTCGGCAAAAGATTGGAACGACGTTATTAACGTAAACCTGACGGGCGTTTTCAATTGTACAAAAGCAGTGTCTGAACATATGATTGGGCAAAGGAGCGGAACAATCATCAATATAGCGTCTTTGAGTGGAATTACTGGATTACCCGGCCAGACAAATTACTCCGCCGCTAAAGGTGGTGTAATTGCATTTACCATGGCCCTTTCAAAAGAACTTGCGCCTTTTTGTATTAGGGTAAACACCGTCGCTCCGGGAGTCATTGAAACAGATATCATTGATTCCCTCGATAAAAATAAGAGAAATAGTTACAAGGAACATATTCCTCTAAAAAGATTTGGAAAGCCGGAGGAAGTTGCATCCGTTGTCCGCTTCCTTGCATCATCCGAAGCAAGTTATATTACAGGGGAAGTTATTCGTGTATCCGGGGGATTAAATTGA